The Plasmodium knowlesi strain H genome assembly, chromosome: 14 genome has a segment encoding these proteins:
- a CDS encoding BRO1 domain-containing protein, putative yields MQVVCDFAHLKMLHGTVPIGKIIYANLKELAKNQEYRFDEEIENFSKLREKIMTMQSKGINENLLKLYKEYLFYFETFRKKNLLRERKKLLWTNDAFDEYKKVEYEFEREHILIIYNIGLVAATMLKIKKNSDDIKMLNRMSKDVVEIFNYLYVNMNEDRIPELPDINCLSCYIFLCISMAYHENMFYNTALAKKYKRNLLAKLSFNIHCHFKNALHCLEGKELHLFFRNPSKFSSSAEVRTSLQNIRSSSSPFYNFVKVNKMIFICISNFHTALKYATVHAENAEDNIKIEKYDLEKIGEIICRLKYSQENVERCVELCRKYDFNINLTSLKEKVQRALEYFEYENKNIYFEVIPSYESLNEIKGTSEVLKLKEIDVSSIYIKTDNISCRLKLLFNEKAELVYNIYNNEAVAVYGTFYKQFLSLRDQYRMINLSYRKNVLLTLHNVIISTYNKITNVHRPTNFENNLTFLQNMEQNLKEILTQVENSLTAEHTNHVEFQRKFLNVGINQESINSYNSFLYHLNIFKKSLEEIQSSVESFRKFLQDNQMHFHICQMDPSTFAKYIVDELNTCTTVKIDSLDHEYMHYKNLLSEDRDNETHSVSSMGDFSEVSSTSAPSLNYFDFHAFLKNQNLTYGAQNSKGVNEKNLFHYDSVNNYINVHSEEKMFFVILAIYFSLSIQLTAFGADLEELRSNMHDVFLNSISEVRDEDKLNDLLQKQKVALNGKKAKLEESVASFEKNLNQFYDYYHEYNKLDYFKTIEDLNTFTINLMSTVERLNEMNKRHSYTLKNSLVFKDDINRYIYMRESERSTIRVQQIPNGYPRNMHSGHQHF; encoded by the exons ATGCAGGTCGTATGCGACTTCGCCCACCTGAAGATGCTGCACGGGACAGTGCCCATCGGGAAGATCATCTACGCTAATCTGAAAGAATTGGCGAAAAACCAAGAGTACCGATTCGacgaagaaatagaaaatttctccaaattgagagaaaaaataatgacgATGCAAAGCAAAGGGATTAACGAAAATTTGCTAAAATTGTACAAGGagtatttattttacttcGAGACGTTtcggaagaaaaatttgttgagggagaggaaaaagttACTATGGACAAACGACGCATTTGATGAGTATAAAAAAGTGGAGTATGAATTTGAGAGGGAGCACATTTTGATAATATATAACATTGGTCTTGTAGCAGCGACtatgttaaaaattaaaaaaaattccgatgacataaaaatgttgaatAGAATGTCTAAGGATGTGGTGgaaatatttaattatttatatgtaaaCATGAATGAGGATAGAATCCCAGAACTACCAGATATAAACTGCCTAAGTTGttacatatttttgtgtATATCTATGGCGTATCATGAGAATATGTTTTACAACACAGCTCTGGCAAAGAAATACAAGAGGAATTTGTTGGCGAAGCTTTCTTTCAATATACATtgtcattttaaaaatgcattGCACTGCttggaggggaaggaattgcatttattttttaggaATCCCTCgaaattttcatcatctgCGGAGGTAAGAACAAGTTTGCAGAATATTAGAAGTAGTAGCAGTCCATTTTACAATTTCGTGAAAGTAAACAAGatgatttttatttgtattaGTAATTTCCACACAGCTTTGAAGTACGCCACTGTACATGCGGAAAACGCGGAggataatataaaaattgaaaaatacgATTTAGAAAAAATCGGGGAAATTATATGTCGACTCAAGTACAGCCAGGAGAACGTTGAAAGATGTGTGGAACTTTGCAGGAAGTATGACTTTAACATCAACCTGACCTCCTTGAAGGAGAAAGTCCAAAGAGCCTTAGAGTATTTTGAGTACGAAAacaagaatatatattttgaagtTATTCCTAGTTATGAGAGTTTGAATGAAATAAAGGGCACATCGGAAGTTCTGAAACTGAAGGAGATAGACGTGTCTTCCATTTACATCAAGACGGACAACATTTCTTGCAGATTGAAATTGCTCTTTAATGAAAAGGCAGAGCTAGTTTACAATATCTATAATAACGAAGCTGTTGCTGTGTATGGTACGTTTTACAAGCAATTTTTGAGTCTACGAGATCAGTACAGGATGATAAATTTGAGTTACCGGAAAAATGTGCTCCTCACCCTACACAACGTTATCATCAGCACGTATAATAAAATTACCAACGTGCATAGGCCTactaattttgaaaataatttaacttttttacaaaacatGGAGcaaaatttgaaggaaattttaaCTCAAGTGGAAAACAGCCTAACTGCAGAACATACAAACCATGTAGAATTCCagaggaaatttttaaacGTAGGAATTAATCAGGAATCTATTAATTCAtataattcctttttgtaccatttaaatatttttaaaaaatcattAGAAGAAATTCAATCTAGTGTAGAATCCTTTCGCAAGTTTCTTCAAGATAATCAGATGCACTTTCACATATGTCAAATGGATCCTTCTACCTTCGCCAAATACATCGTTGACGAATTGAATACATGCACTACTGTAAAAATTGATTCTTTAGACCATGAGTATATGCATTATAAGAATTTGCTCTCTGAGGACAGGGATAATGAAACGCATTCTGTCAGCAGCATGGGTGATTTTTCTGAAGTGTCCAGTACAAGTGCACCATCCTTGAATTACTTCGATTTCCATGCATTTCTGAAGAATCAGAATTTGACCTATGGGGCACAGAATAGCAAGGGCGTTAATGAGAAGAATCTCTTTCATTATGATTCTGTGAATAACTACATCAACGTTCATTCGGAGGAGAAGATGTTCTTTGTCATCCTTGCCATTTACTTTTCACTGAGCATACAGCTGACCGCTTTCGGCGCCGACTTGGAGGAGCTGAGGAGCAACATGCACGATGTCTTTCTGAACTCGATCTCG GAGGTACGGGACGAGGACAAGCTCAATGATCTCCTGCAGAAGCAGAAAGTGGCGCTCAACGGGAAGAAAGCCAAACTGGAGGAAAGCGTTGCATCCTTTGAGAAAAATCTCAACCAATTCTATGATTACTATCACGAGTATAACAAATTGGACTACTTTAAGACCATCGAG GATCTGAACACCTTCACTATCAACCTCATGAGCACCGTCGAAAGGCTGAACGAAATGAACAAGAGACATTCGTACACGCTGAAGAATTCCCTTGTTTTTAAGGACGAC ATAAacagatatatatacatgcgcgAGAGCGAACGATCCACTATTAG AGTTCAGCAAATTCCAAATGGTTACCCACGGAACATGCACAGCGGTCACCAGCACTTTTAG